One region of Etheostoma spectabile isolate EspeVRDwgs_2016 chromosome 21, UIUC_Espe_1.0, whole genome shotgun sequence genomic DNA includes:
- the arl3b gene encoding ADP-ribosylation factor-like protein 3 translates to MGLLSILRKLKSTPDQEVRILLLGLDNGGKTTLLKQLASEDISHITPTQGFNIKSVQSQGFKLNVWDIGGQRKIRPYWRNYFENTDVLIYVIDSADRKRFEETGQELAELLDEEKLSGVPVLIFANKQDLLTAAPASEIAEGLNLHTIRDRMWQIQSCSALTGEGIQEGMNWVCKSVNSKKK, encoded by the exons ATG GGATTGCTGTCCATCCTACGTAAGCTAAAGAGCACACCAGACCAGGAGGTCAGGATACTGCTGCTGGGTCTGGACAACGGCGGGAAGACCACCTTGCTCAAACAGCTGGCATCTGAGGATATCAGCCATATCACCCCCACACAG GGATTCAACATCAAGAGCGTCCAGTCTCAAGGGTTCAAACTGAATGTTTGGGACATTGGAGGCCAGAGGAAGATCAGGCCGTACTGGAGAAACTACTTTGAAAACACAGATGTGCTG ATATATGTAATTGACAGCGCTGACAGAAAGAGATTTGAGGAGACTGGTCAG gagCTGGCGGAGTTGTTAGATGAAGAGAAGCTGAGTGGCGTTCCCGTGCTGATCTTTGCAAACAAGCAGGACCTGCTGACAGCCGCCCCGGCCTCCGAGATCGCAGAGGGTCTCAATCTGCACACTATACGGGATCGCATGTGGCAGATCCAGTCCTGCTCTGCCCTCACTGGGGAGGGGATTCAG GAGGGCATGAATTGGGTGTGCAAGAGCGTCAACTCCAAGAAAAAATAG
- the sfxn2 gene encoding sideroflexin-2: MALSSFDIDAPRWDQSTFMGRLKHFFNITDWRTALLPDSRLDEAKALVESCRAGSTPPGTTEEQLHYAKKLYDSAFHPDTGDRMNLIGRMSFQVPGGMAITGCMLQFYRTVPAVVFWQWVNQSFNALVNYTNRNAASPITTKQIGVAYITATSTALATAVGLNLYTKKAPPLVARWVPFAAVAAANCVNIPMMRQQEILNGIAVTDENGNKLGHSKKAAVKGITQVVISRITMAAPGMIILPIIMQRVEKYKFMQRITYLHGPIQVMMVGVFLVFMVPAACSLFPQRCSMAVSKLEPELRDSIMSQYGDGVQRVYFNKGL; encoded by the exons ATGGCTTTGAGCTCATTCGACATTGATGCGCCACGATGGGATCAGTCTACATTTATGGGCCGACTGAAACACTTCTTCAACATCACAGACTGGCGAACGGCGCTCTTACCTGACTCACGCTTGGATGAGGCCAAAGCTTTAGTGGAAAGTTGCAG GGCAGGATCCACCCCTCCCGGCAccacagaggagcagctccactaCGCTAAGAAGCTGTACGACTCGGCCTTCCACCCAGACACCGGAGACCGTATGAACCTTATCGGCCGCATGTCCTTCCAGGTCCCTGGAGGCATGGCCATCACCGGCTGTATGCTGCAGTTCTACAG gACAGTTCCTGCTGTGGTGTTCTGGCAGTGGGTGAATCAGTCCTTCAATGCTCTTGTCAACTACACAAACCGTAACGCTGCCTCCCCCATCACAACCAA gCAGATTGGAGTTGCCTACATCACAGCAACCAGCACAGCGTTAGCAACCGCAGTCGGCCTTAACCTCTACACAAAG AAAGCTCCTCCTCTCGTGGCTCGCTGGGTCCCCTTTGCCGCAGTGGCCGCAGCCAACTGTGTTAACATTCCTATGATGAGGCAACA GGAAATTCTTAATGGTATTGCTGTCACGGATGAAAATGGCAACAAACTGGGCCACTCTAAG AAAGCAGCCGTAAAAGGCATCACTCAGGTGGTCATCTCTCGGATCACCATGGCTGCACCAGGAATGA TCATCCTCCCCATCATCATGCAGAGGGTGGAAAAATACAAGTTTATGCAG AGAATCACGTATCTCCACGGGCCAATACAAGTGATGATGGTGGGAGTGTT tttggtCTTCATGGTGCCTGCTGCCTGCTCCCTGTTCCCTCAGCGATG CTCTATGGCTGTGTCGAAGCTGGAGCCCGAGCTGAGAGACTCCATCATGTCTCAGTATGGAGACGGTGTACAACGTGTCTACTTCAACAAAGGCCTCTGA